Proteins co-encoded in one Acidobacteriota bacterium genomic window:
- a CDS encoding glycoside hydrolase family 88 protein has product MRKLITLAICFLVGIQSIVAQTDATTPLHLLKPDYPIPYGIPKNEDVSAVLSRVYTYLNGVTPPAFANEKTGEIFTDAAKIDANTILQKGDFRIVSYEWGVTYAGMLLASEATGDPRYKDYVEKRLKFIGDAAAQFRKPADHYEEWEGRMPLRNLINPRTLDDTGAMSAAMIKAIRGGSTANVRPVVDNGIKHIMTGQHRLADGTLARMRPQPNTLWLDDMFMGVPAIAQMGKLTGETKYYDEACKQVLLFAKKMFNKEKGVYMHGWVESMGEHPEFRWARANGWAFMTEVELLEVLPEDHPQRPQILQLLKDHAKGLVSYQSGSGFWHQLLDRSDSYLETSATAIYAYSLARAVNRGWIDAKAYAPATLLAWNAVSTKVNAQGQVEGTCVGTGMAFDPAFYYHRPISKFAAHGYGPVLLAGAEVLMLLKNKKFEINDSSVQLLGQ; this is encoded by the coding sequence ATGAGAAAACTAATAACCCTCGCTATTTGCTTCTTAGTGGGCATTCAATCCATAGTCGCTCAAACAGATGCGACTACGCCTCTTCATTTGTTGAAGCCGGACTATCCTATTCCATATGGCATTCCGAAAAATGAGGACGTTTCGGCTGTTTTGTCACGCGTATATACCTATTTGAACGGCGTCACGCCGCCTGCTTTTGCAAACGAAAAGACCGGCGAAATATTTACCGACGCGGCGAAGATCGATGCAAATACGATCTTGCAGAAAGGCGATTTCAGGATCGTTTCGTATGAATGGGGTGTAACCTATGCCGGAATGCTGCTTGCGAGCGAGGCGACGGGCGATCCGAGGTATAAGGATTACGTTGAGAAGCGGCTGAAATTCATCGGCGATGCGGCGGCTCAATTCAGAAAACCGGCGGATCATTATGAGGAATGGGAAGGCCGAATGCCGCTTCGAAATCTGATCAATCCGCGTACGCTCGATGACACCGGAGCGATGTCCGCGGCGATGATCAAAGCGATCCGCGGCGGCAGTACGGCGAACGTCCGTCCGGTCGTGGACAACGGCATCAAGCACATTATGACCGGCCAGCACCGCCTCGCGGACGGAACGTTGGCGCGTATGCGGCCGCAGCCGAACACGTTGTGGCTCGACGATATGTTCATGGGCGTTCCGGCGATCGCGCAGATGGGCAAACTGACCGGCGAGACGAAGTACTATGACGAAGCGTGCAAGCAGGTACTGCTCTTCGCTAAAAAGATGTTCAACAAGGAAAAGGGCGTTTATATGCACGGTTGGGTCGAGTCGATGGGCGAGCATCCAGAGTTTCGCTGGGCACGGGCGAACGGCTGGGCGTTCATGACCGAGGTCGAACTGCTCGAAGTTCTTCCGGAAGACCACCCGCAGCGTCCGCAGATCCTTCAGCTCTTGAAGGATCACGCAAAAGGCCTCGTTTCTTATCAATCGGGCAGCGGATTCTGGCATCAGCTTCTCGATCGCTCTGATTCATATCTCGAAACTTCGGCGACGGCAATTTATGCATATTCGCTTGCGCGTGCCGTGAATCGAGGCTGGATCGATGCAAAGGCTTATGCTCCGGCAACGCTTTTGGCCTGGAATGCGGTTTCGACCAAGGTAAACGCTCAGGGCCAGGTCGAGGGAACCTGCGTGGGAACCGGAATGGCATTCGACCCTGCATTTTACTATCACCGGCCGATCAGCAAGTTTGCCGCACACGGTTACGGACCGGTCTTATTGGCCGGGGCCGAGGTGTTGATGCTGTTAAAGAATAAGAAATTCGAGATCAACGATAGTTCGGTACAGCTGCTCGGGCAATAG
- the rhaM gene encoding L-rhamnose mutarotase: protein MIRKAFLMSVDPDSHDEYERRHRPIWQELEVVLRDHGVHNYSIFLDAETSQLFGYAEIESEELWNTIADTDECHRWWAFMKGIMPSNADNSPISRDLKEVFHLD from the coding sequence ATGATTCGCAAGGCATTTCTAATGAGTGTTGACCCCGACTCGCACGACGAATACGAGCGGCGCCATCGGCCTATTTGGCAGGAGCTTGAGGTTGTGCTGAGAGATCATGGCGTTCACAACTATTCGATCTTCCTCGATGCGGAAACAAGCCAGCTTTTTGGCTATGCCGAGATCGAATCGGAAGAGTTGTGGAACACGATCGCTGATACGGATGAATGTCACCGCTGGTGGGCATTCATGAAGGGCATCATGCCCTCGAACGCGGATAACAGCCCGATCTCGAGAGACTTGAAAGAAGTTTTCCATCTCGATTAA
- a CDS encoding PmoA family protein: MKIPAAATVVCLLLIAASIRAQSVRLIPRELETRIDVEVGGKLFTSYRWDEKIRRPVLFPLMSVGGGYITRGFPVETRDGETIGHPHQVGVSFSYGNVNGIDFWNNSPFRTEKELEHMGRIVQKKILEMKSGIGSGELTTTSAWIHPNGTTLLLETTKYTFHAKGNQRWIDRETVLTANDQDVVFGDSKEGVFAIHLATELEQAGQLPVKVTSAGGVISDETNSTRFTGKYFNSEGVTGDKIWGTTGKWAAVTGKVGMEDVTVAVLTRRRITISPRI; the protein is encoded by the coding sequence ATGAAAATTCCTGCCGCAGCGACCGTTGTTTGTTTACTGCTGATCGCAGCCTCAATACGTGCTCAAAGCGTACGGCTGATCCCGCGCGAGCTGGAAACTCGTATTGATGTCGAGGTTGGCGGCAAGCTTTTTACGTCATATCGCTGGGATGAAAAGATCCGACGGCCCGTTTTGTTTCCGCTAATGTCTGTCGGCGGCGGCTATATCACTCGCGGTTTTCCCGTCGAGACGCGTGACGGAGAGACGATCGGGCATCCGCATCAGGTTGGGGTTTCCTTCAGCTACGGTAACGTGAACGGGATCGACTTCTGGAATAATTCGCCATTTCGTACCGAAAAAGAACTCGAACATATGGGCCGGATCGTCCAGAAAAAGATCCTTGAGATGAAAAGCGGCATCGGGAGCGGCGAACTGACCACCACATCGGCATGGATCCATCCGAACGGTACAACCCTGCTGCTTGAGACGACGAAATATACATTTCATGCAAAAGGAAACCAGCGGTGGATCGATCGCGAAACGGTTTTGACTGCCAACGACCAAGACGTCGTTTTCGGAGATAGTAAGGAAGGCGTCTTCGCGATCCATCTGGCAACTGAACTAGAACAAGCAGGTCAACTTCCGGTCAAGGTCACGTCCGCCGGTGGTGTGATCTCGGATGAAACAAACAGCACACGGTTTACTGGGAAGTATTTCAACAGCGAAGGCGTAACGGGCGATAAGATTTGGGGGACAACGGGCAAATGGGCGGCAGTGACGGGAAAGGTTGGAATGGAAGACGTTACGGTCGCGGTTTTGACTCGCCGAAGAATCACAATTTCCCCTCGTATATGA
- a CDS encoding glycoside hydrolase, with amino-acid sequence MFRNRILFLLILVVLLAGIAVPQTVSELRKGFETPPADARIMMRWWWFGPAVTKAELERELRVMKDGGIGGVEVQPVYPLLPDDPKTGFKNLPYLSDEFLEMLRFASLKAKELGMRFDLTLGSGWSFGGAKTPITEAAGQLRVERIKVEAGAKRIPVPSTIPAEKLMAVFLSAKGGNTVVEGDLKELTDLREGNVFLPSPGVAGSEILFFISGKSGMQVKRPSFGAEGYVLNHLDKPSVDNYLKETGDRLFTAFNKSDVPYSVFCDSLEVYNQDWTDDFLAEFEKRRGYDLKPHLPALVAETGPKTAEIRYDWGRTITELFNDRFMIPMQAWSKANGTKFRIQGYGLPPAAISSNQWADISDGEGAQWKVVRAARWASSANHIYGRNVTSSETWTWLNSPVFRATPLDLKAEADIHFLQGINQLIGHGWGYTPPGVEYPGWRFYAAGAYSEQNPWWIVMPDLATYLQRMSYVMRQGTPQNDIALYLPNADAYAHFTAGKVHLIDVEREMVGEKVMPAIFEAGYNLDFFDDEMLRTVGKSEKGDLILGSSKHRVVVLPGIERMPLESLRKLDAFVTGGGKLVATRRLPDKVPGVKATAAEQSEFKSIAERLFGGNSASVKFVEKDEEIGTALKALLQPDAEITPASSDFGTVHRKAGDLDIYFVANTSNQKKKVQVKFRVGGGQPEVWDALKGQAYAADIVSQTGNTTTINLEFEPYGSTVVVFSKSKANLGKLPVFAASDAEIDISSDWNVSYGGQPPAKITSLRSWADDEATRYFSGTAAYEKSIQLPAGFLKNGNSAILDFGEGKAIDVVVQRNGMRTFYDPPIREAAEIFVNGQKAGSLWCPPYKVDVTRLMKTGTNSIRVVVGNTALNYMSGRKLPDYKLLNLRFGERFQPQEMEKIQPLPSGLTGSVKLTSAR; translated from the coding sequence ATGTTTAGAAATCGAATCCTTTTCTTACTGATCCTGGTCGTTCTTCTTGCGGGAATCGCCGTGCCGCAAACCGTCTCCGAACTTCGCAAAGGTTTTGAAACGCCGCCCGCTGATGCTCGGATCATGATGCGTTGGTGGTGGTTTGGCCCAGCCGTTACCAAGGCTGAACTCGAACGTGAGCTTCGGGTCATGAAAGACGGCGGGATCGGCGGCGTTGAGGTGCAGCCAGTTTATCCGCTTTTGCCGGACGATCCGAAGACAGGATTCAAGAATCTGCCATATCTTTCTGACGAATTTCTGGAAATGCTCCGGTTTGCATCGCTGAAAGCCAAAGAACTAGGAATGCGCTTCGACTTGACGCTCGGGAGTGGGTGGTCGTTTGGCGGAGCAAAAACACCGATCACTGAGGCCGCCGGGCAACTGCGCGTCGAACGCATCAAAGTCGAAGCCGGAGCAAAACGAATACCCGTTCCATCGACCATTCCCGCCGAGAAACTTATGGCGGTCTTCCTGTCGGCCAAGGGCGGGAACACGGTTGTCGAAGGAGATCTGAAGGAACTGACCGACCTGCGGGAAGGGAACGTATTTCTACCGTCGCCCGGCGTAGCTGGATCAGAGATCCTGTTTTTTATTTCCGGCAAGAGCGGTATGCAGGTCAAAAGGCCATCCTTCGGTGCTGAAGGCTACGTCCTAAATCATCTCGATAAGCCGTCTGTCGACAACTACTTAAAGGAAACCGGTGATCGCCTTTTCACTGCTTTTAATAAAAGCGATGTCCCTTATTCGGTATTTTGCGACAGCCTCGAGGTTTACAACCAGGATTGGACGGACGATTTCCTCGCCGAATTTGAAAAGCGCCGCGGCTATGACCTAAAGCCACATCTTCCCGCCCTCGTTGCCGAAACCGGTCCGAAAACTGCTGAAATCAGATACGATTGGGGCCGCACGATAACTGAGCTGTTCAATGACCGGTTCATGATCCCGATGCAGGCTTGGTCGAAGGCGAACGGAACGAAGTTTCGAATTCAAGGCTACGGCCTGCCGCCGGCGGCGATCTCGAGCAATCAGTGGGCCGATATCTCCGACGGTGAAGGTGCTCAATGGAAGGTCGTGCGAGCTGCTCGGTGGGCCTCGTCGGCGAACCATATTTACGGCCGCAACGTGACCTCGTCGGAAACGTGGACGTGGCTCAATTCGCCGGTGTTTCGAGCAACGCCGCTGGACCTTAAAGCCGAAGCAGATATTCATTTTCTGCAGGGGATCAACCAGTTGATAGGCCACGGCTGGGGATATACGCCGCCTGGCGTAGAGTATCCGGGATGGCGATTTTATGCCGCCGGCGCGTATTCTGAGCAAAATCCATGGTGGATCGTGATGCCGGATCTTGCCACCTATCTACAGCGAATGAGCTACGTAATGCGGCAGGGAACCCCGCAAAACGACATCGCCCTTTATCTGCCAAATGCCGATGCTTACGCTCATTTTACAGCGGGCAAAGTTCACTTGATAGACGTCGAACGCGAGATGGTCGGGGAAAAGGTTATGCCGGCGATCTTTGAGGCGGGGTACAATCTCGACTTTTTCGATGATGAAATGCTAAGAACTGTCGGCAAGTCCGAAAAAGGAGATCTCATTCTTGGATCGAGCAAACACCGCGTCGTCGTGCTTCCTGGTATCGAGCGAATGCCGCTCGAATCGCTGCGAAAGCTTGATGCATTTGTCACAGGCGGCGGCAAACTGGTCGCGACACGCCGTCTGCCTGACAAGGTTCCGGGCGTTAAGGCGACAGCCGCCGAACAATCCGAGTTCAAGTCTATCGCCGAACGCCTTTTTGGCGGAAATAGCGCCTCGGTCAAGTTTGTCGAAAAGGATGAAGAGATCGGAACCGCTCTCAAGGCCCTGCTTCAGCCTGATGCCGAGATCACGCCGGCGAGCAGTGATTTTGGAACGGTACACCGCAAGGCGGGCGATTTAGATATATATTTCGTAGCGAATACATCAAATCAGAAAAAGAAAGTCCAGGTAAAATTCCGGGTCGGCGGTGGCCAGCCAGAGGTTTGGGACGCATTGAAAGGACAGGCTTACGCGGCGGATATTGTCAGCCAAACTGGGAATACAACGACAATTAACCTGGAGTTCGAACCCTATGGATCAACGGTAGTAGTTTTCTCAAAGAGCAAAGCGAACCTCGGCAAGTTGCCTGTTTTTGCGGCATCGGACGCGGAGATAGACATCAGCTCGGACTGGAATGTTTCCTACGGCGGACAACCTCCGGCAAAGATCACCTCGTTACGCTCGTGGGCTGACGATGAGGCGACACGCTATTTCTCGGGAACAGCGGCTTATGAAAAGTCGATTCAATTGCCGGCCGGCTTTTTGAAAAATGGCAATTCCGCCATTTTGGATTTTGGCGAGGGAAAAGCTATCGACGTCGTCGTCCAGCGAAACGGAATGCGGACATTTTACGATCCGCCGATCCGCGAAGCTGCCGAGATATTCGTGAATGGACAGAAGGCCGGCTCGCTTTGGTGCCCGCCGTACAAGGTCGATGTTACCCGACTAATGAAAACGGGAACAAATTCCATCAGGGTCGTGGTCGGTAACACTGCCTTAAATTACATGTCCGGCCGCAAGCTGCCCGACTATAAGCTTCTAAATCTGCGGTTTGGTGAACGGTTTCAGCCGCAGGAAATGGAAAAGATCCAACCGCTGCCTTCGGGGTTGACGGGCAGCGTAAAGCTCACCTCGGCCCGCTAG
- a CDS encoding TonB-dependent receptor, which produces MSLRIFKMSRIFMVLIVLSACMQMIAAQETRGTIRGVVTDPNGQSIPNASVTVIDPSRGGRKALTTNGEGFYQATYLVPGSYQIVVEAPGFKKSIRDNVMLQIGGAVQADVKLEVGGAQETVTVTSEVPPLNTETASLGQVVDGRRIEELPLVHGDPYTLIGLSSGVTYTGSARLDRPFEPTHIIGFAIDGTRGNRSDLTIDGAPSTATANANEVIATYVPPSDIVQEFKVQTATFDSQFGNTEGGVTSISIKSGQNALHGSAYYFAEPGTWAANDFFGNSRGQARPDSKSDRFGGYISGPVMIPWLYNGKDKTFFLFGYEGIRDSRPRFDAGAGSFVPTQAIANGDFSAYLPTSGCTATSSTICIFDPTTRIATGSTFTGTAFAGNIIPAARIDPVAKAVLTYFAKPKTSGLVGNIFDSTLSEVTKPYDNYTFRIDQNIGNKNHLFVRGSYYDRVSIYNDYTGTAYTGVNFLFKARQAVVDDVHTFNSTTFLNVRYGYNRFIRGQDQEPDAQGFDLTNLWSGAAGTAYNGLVGEAVRRFPRFDFSGGPLGNGMSNEFRPVDTHSQSIILNKTFAKHSLKFGGELRTYIENDSFSSNDQTGQFIFDNTYTRASSAASTDVNGLQGLASFLLGLPSTQQIVRRADYAEYSKTYGIFVQDDWKVGQNLTLNLGLRWEVETPLVEKQNKSVSGFDATYVQPAQAAARARLVTNPVTGYTGTNIDPNTFNVMGGLLFAGKDTGNGLYETPKNTFLPRFGATYKLGDKTVLRGGFGLFAGFLGERRGDVIQPGYTRTTTRPLTTLASGAPIPFSMSTFPTAITILEPVGNAQGRQTGLGTGISFFNQNPKVSKQARFQFGIQRDLGMGWVAEAVYVGNYGYDIEISRNINALPNQYLNAENSRSATMTANSTLLGQAVANPFQGLADFVGTSFANATIARSQLLRPFPNFGDITTSVNDGKSWYHSAQFNLNKRFAQGYTIGAAYTWSKWLQATEFLNAGDAKPTKMISDQDSPHRLSLSGIYELPFGKGKMLFSDANSVVDRIINGWQLQGVFTYQVGFPIAFGTDLFYIGGKIALPKSDRTTARWFNTAAFINVKDGGTTTTAAPVSHLRTLPTRFADVRRDNINNVDLSLIKNTAINERMRIQFRLEFTNAFNEAYFPAPAVGPTASTFGTIAPSNQDNYARRAQVGIKFLF; this is translated from the coding sequence ATGAGCTTAAGAATTTTCAAAATGTCCCGTATTTTCATGGTGTTGATCGTGTTATCGGCATGCATGCAGATGATCGCGGCACAGGAAACCCGAGGTACGATCAGAGGCGTCGTCACTGATCCGAATGGTCAGTCGATCCCTAACGCCAGCGTAACAGTTATCGACCCGTCACGAGGCGGCAGAAAGGCTCTGACGACAAACGGCGAGGGGTTTTACCAGGCTACTTACCTGGTGCCTGGATCCTATCAGATCGTTGTCGAGGCACCTGGCTTTAAGAAATCGATCCGCGATAACGTTATGCTGCAGATCGGCGGAGCGGTTCAGGCCGATGTAAAGCTTGAGGTCGGCGGAGCTCAGGAAACTGTCACCGTCACAAGCGAAGTACCACCGCTCAATACGGAGACAGCATCGCTCGGCCAGGTCGTTGATGGCCGTCGGATCGAGGAACTTCCGCTTGTCCACGGTGACCCATATACGCTCATCGGCCTTTCCTCCGGCGTTACATACACCGGTTCGGCTAGGCTTGACCGTCCGTTCGAACCGACCCATATTATCGGTTTTGCGATCGACGGAACGCGCGGTAACCGCAGCGACCTGACGATCGACGGAGCTCCGAGCACCGCGACGGCCAATGCGAACGAAGTCATAGCGACCTACGTTCCGCCGTCGGACATTGTACAGGAATTCAAGGTTCAGACGGCGACGTTCGATTCGCAGTTTGGTAACACTGAGGGCGGCGTCACCAGTATAAGTATCAAGTCAGGCCAGAACGCTCTTCACGGTTCGGCTTACTACTTTGCAGAGCCTGGAACATGGGCGGCAAACGATTTCTTCGGTAACTCCCGCGGCCAAGCCCGGCCGGATTCAAAGTCGGATCGATTTGGCGGTTACATTAGCGGCCCTGTCATGATCCCGTGGCTGTACAACGGCAAAGACAAAACGTTCTTCCTCTTCGGCTACGAGGGCATCCGCGATTCACGTCCGAGATTTGATGCGGGTGCGGGCTCGTTCGTGCCGACACAGGCGATCGCCAATGGCGATTTTTCAGCCTATCTACCCACGTCCGGTTGTACCGCGACCTCATCTACGATCTGTATTTTTGATCCGACAACACGCATAGCGACCGGATCAACGTTTACGGGCACTGCATTTGCCGGCAACATTATTCCGGCCGCTCGGATCGACCCTGTCGCAAAGGCGGTCCTGACATACTTCGCGAAACCGAAAACCTCAGGCCTGGTCGGAAATATCTTCGACTCGACCCTTTCGGAAGTCACAAAACCTTACGACAACTACACGTTCCGAATCGATCAGAACATAGGAAATAAAAATCACCTGTTCGTTCGCGGCAGTTACTATGACCGGGTCAGTATCTACAACGACTACACCGGCACGGCATATACGGGAGTTAACTTCCTCTTCAAAGCCCGCCAGGCAGTTGTTGACGATGTTCACACTTTTAACTCAACGACATTTTTGAATGTTAGATACGGCTATAATCGCTTTATTCGCGGCCAGGATCAAGAGCCCGATGCACAGGGATTCGATTTGACTAACCTGTGGAGCGGAGCCGCAGGAACTGCTTACAATGGTTTGGTCGGCGAGGCCGTTCGCCGATTCCCTCGGTTTGATTTCTCGGGCGGCCCTTTGGGCAATGGTATGTCGAATGAATTTCGCCCGGTTGATACTCATTCCCAGAGCATTATTCTGAACAAGACGTTTGCCAAGCACTCGCTGAAATTTGGCGGCGAGCTTAGAACATACATCGAAAACGATTCATTTTCGAGTAACGACCAGACCGGTCAGTTCATCTTCGACAACACATACACACGCGCCAGCAGTGCAGCAAGTACAGACGTCAATGGCCTTCAGGGCTTGGCCTCTTTCCTTCTTGGACTGCCGAGCACGCAGCAGATCGTTCGTCGGGCAGACTATGCTGAGTATTCCAAGACCTACGGCATCTTCGTCCAGGATGACTGGAAGGTCGGCCAGAATCTGACGCTTAACCTTGGACTTCGCTGGGAAGTCGAAACCCCGCTTGTCGAAAAGCAAAATAAGAGTGTATCTGGATTTGACGCAACTTATGTTCAGCCCGCACAGGCGGCGGCACGCGCCAGGTTAGTGACCAATCCGGTCACCGGTTACACCGGAACGAATATTGACCCGAATACCTTTAACGTCATGGGCGGTTTGTTATTCGCAGGTAAGGATACCGGCAATGGCCTTTACGAGACCCCGAAGAATACGTTCCTGCCGCGTTTTGGAGCGACCTATAAGCTCGGTGACAAGACAGTTCTGCGTGGCGGCTTCGGCCTATTCGCCGGATTTCTCGGCGAACGTCGTGGCGACGTGATCCAGCCTGGGTATACGAGAACGACGACGCGTCCGCTGACAACCCTCGCTAGCGGTGCCCCGATCCCGTTCTCGATGTCGACATTCCCGACGGCGATAACGATCCTGGAGCCCGTTGGAAATGCTCAGGGACGCCAGACAGGACTCGGTACCGGAATTTCATTCTTTAACCAGAATCCGAAGGTTTCCAAGCAGGCCAGATTCCAGTTTGGTATTCAGCGTGACCTTGGCATGGGCTGGGTGGCTGAAGCGGTCTATGTCGGCAACTACGGCTACGATATTGAGATCTCACGAAATATTAATGCTTTGCCCAATCAATACCTGAACGCCGAGAATTCGCGTTCGGCGACGATGACGGCAAATAGCACGCTTCTTGGCCAGGCGGTTGCGAACCCTTTCCAGGGCCTCGCGGATTTCGTCGGGACGAGCTTTGCAAACGCGACGATCGCGAGATCGCAGCTTCTGCGTCCGTTCCCGAATTTCGGTGATATCACGACATCGGTCAATGATGGCAAATCTTGGTACCACTCGGCACAGTTCAATCTCAATAAGCGTTTTGCTCAGGGTTACACCATCGGAGCGGCTTATACATGGTCGAAATGGCTGCAGGCAACTGAGTTCTTAAATGCGGGTGATGCTAAGCCGACGAAGATGATCTCGGATCAGGATTCGCCGCACCGCCTGTCGTTGAGCGGCATCTATGAACTGCCGTTTGGCAAAGGCAAGATGCTTTTCTCGGATGCTAACAGTGTTGTCGACCGCATAATTAACGGTTGGCAGCTTCAGGGAGTGTTCACCTATCAGGTTGGATTCCCGATCGCATTTGGCACCGACCTGTTCTACATTGGCGGCAAAATAGCGTTGCCAAAGAGTGATCGGACGACGGCAAGATGGTTCAATACCGCTGCTTTCATTAACGTAAAGGACGGCGGAACGACTACGACGGCGGCTCCGGTAAGCCATCTTCGGACGCTTCCGACCCGCTTTGCTGATGTTCGGCGTGACAACATTAACAACGTTGACCTTTCGCTGATCAAAAACACGGCGATCAACGAGAGGATGCGTATCCAGTTCCGTCTCGAGTTCACGAACGCATTTAACGAGGCGTATTTCCCGGCCCCGGCGGTTGGCCCGACTGCCTCCACGTTTGGAACTATCGCCCCGTCTAACCAGGATAACTACGCCCGACGTGCACAGGTCGGCATCAAGTTCTTGTTCTAA